Within Deinococcus actinosclerus, the genomic segment CGAGACCGGCGCCCGCATCGCCCCCGCGCTGTACACCGACGCCCTGGGCCCCAAAGGCAGCGGCGGCGAGACGTACCTCAAGGCGTTCCGGACGAACGTGGACATCATGGTCAAGGCCCTGAAGGGCTGACCGGCACCGGCGGCGGCGGGTGGAGGCGGACCCCACGGCTCCACCCGCTTCACTTTTGATTCTGCACTCGCAACATCACCGCGTGGGGAGGTATGCTGGTCTGATGCTGGGCGTCGAGAACCTGACAGTCAAATACGGCCCGCAGACGGCGCTGGAGCGCGCCAGCGTGCGCTTCGAGGCGGGATCGTTCAGCGCGATCATCGGCCCGAACGGCGCGGGCAAGAGCACCCTCCTGAAGACCCTGGTGGGCCTGCTGCCCGATCCCGAAGGCGCCGTGCGCTTCGACCCGGGCCACACTGCGCGCGGCTGCATCAGTTACGTGCCGCAGCAGCAGACGCTCGACTGGGGCTTCCCCGTGACCGTCTGGGACGTCGCCATGATGGGCCGCACGGGTCGCCTGGGCTGGCTGCGCTGGCCGGGCCGGAAAGATAGGCAGATCGTGGAGGACGCCCTGAAGGAGACCGGCGTGTTCGACCTGCGGGGGCGCCACATCGGCGCGCTGTCCGGCGGGCAGCGGCAGCGGGTGCTGCTGGCCCGCATGCTGGCCCGCCAGGGCCACCTGCTGCTGCTGGACGAACCCCTGACCGGCGTGGACGCCGCCACGCAGGAGACCCTGATGGCCCTCCTGCGGCGGCAGGCCGACAAGGGGCGCGCCGTCGTGATGGTCACGCACGACCTCGAACAGGCGCGGCGCTGGTGCGACCACCTCGTGCTCGTCAACCGCCGCGTGGTCGCGGACGGCACGCCCGAGCAGGTGTACACCACCCAGAACATCGAGGCGACGTTCAGCACCAGTTTCCTGGGCCACACGCACGCCGAGGCGTGAGGTGGATGGGTGATGGTTGAAAGATGATGGATGACACACCCGGCCTGACCACCTTCCCGCACCTTCGAGGACTCCCGTGTACCTGCTGACCGACCCCCTGCAATTCGACTTCTTCACCCGCGCGCTGCTCGCCGTGGTGCTCGTCAGCGTCCTGTGCGCCCTCGTCGGCGCGTGGGTGGTGCTGCGCGGCCTCAGTTACATCGGGGACGCCATGAGCCACGCCGTGTTCCCCGGCATCGTCGGCGCGTTCCTGATGAAAGGCAACCTCCTCGTCGGCGCACTCATCGCGGCCGTCCTCACCGCGCTGGGCATCGGCGCCATCGGGCGGCGCAGCGGCCTGAAGCAGGACAGCGCCATCGGCATCGTGTTCGTCGGGATGTTCGCGCTGGGCATCGTCATGCTGTCGCGCGCCCCGACCTTCACCACCGACCTCAGCAACTTCCTGATCGGCAACCCCCTGGGCGTCACGCCCGCCGACCTGTGGGGCGCGCTGGCCGTCACGGTCGTCGTCGGCGGCATCCTCACCGCCGTCCAGAAGGAACTCCTGCTCGCGTCCTTCGACCCCACCGAGGCCCGCGCCGTCGGCCTCCCGGTGCGCCGTCTCGAGAGCCTGCTGCTGATCCTCATCGGTCTCGTCGTCGTGCTGACCGTGCAGCTCGTCGGCACGACCCTCAGCGTCAGCCTGCTCATCACGTCCAGCGCCGCCGCGCGCCTGCTCGCCCGCAGCCTCAGGAAGATGATGCTCCTCGCCGCCGCGCTGGGCACGGTCGGCGGCGTCACCGGCCTGTACCTCAGCTACTACCAGGACACCGCCCCCGGCGCGACCATCGTCCTCGTGAACACCGCCGTCTTCCTGCTCGCCCTGGCGTTCCGCAGGCGGGAATAGCGGGCCATCCCGGCAGGAAGCAGGGCAGGAGGTTGCATCCCTCCTGCCCTGCTTCCTGTGGTGCCCCTGACCGGCGCGCGTGCCAGGGCTCTCCAGGGTCCGCTGCGGTCAGCCCCGAAGCGCAGGGAGGGCGGTCCGGTCCCGCCCGCCCTGCCCTCAGAGTTTGACGATCATCTTGCCGGTGTTCTGGCCCTGCAACAGGCCCATGAACGCGGCGGGCGTCTGGTCGATGCCGTCCACGACGGTCTCATCGAATTTCAGTTCGCCGCTGGCGATCCAGCCACCGACTTCCTGCGCGAAGGTGTCGAACAGGTCGTAGTGCGGCCCGACGAGGAAGCCGCGCAGCGTGAGCTGCTTGCCGATGACCTGCACGAGGTTGCGGGGGGCGGGCGTGGGTTCGGTGGCGTTGTACTGGCTGATCATGCCGCAGATGGCGGCGCGGCCGTGCGGGCGCATGGCGCTGATGGCGGCTTCCAGGTGCTCGCCGCCCACGTTGTCGAAGTACACGTCGATCCCGTCGGGCGCAGCGGCTTTCAGCTGTTCAGCGACCGGGCCGCCTTTGTAGTTGAAGGCCGCGTCGAAGCGCAGGGTGTCGGTCAGGTGGCGCACCTTGTCGGCGCTGCCGGCGCTGCCGATCACGCGCGAGGCACCCTTCAGGCGGGCGATCTGCCCGACGGCGCTGCCCACGGCTCCGGCCGCGCCGGACACGAACACCACGTCACCGGCCTTGAATTCCGCCACGCGCAGCAGGCCGGCGTAGGCGGTCAGGCCGGGCATGCCCAGCACGCCCAGGTACGCGCTGAGGGGCACGCCGGGCAGTTCGGGCAGCACCTTCACGCGCTTGGCGTCGATGTTGGCGTGGGTGCGCCAGCCCTGATCGTGCAGGACGTGCGCGCCGACCGGCACGCTGGCGTCCTCGCTGTGCGTGACGACGCCCACCGCGCCGCCGGTCATGGTCTCGCCGATGGCGAAGGGCGCGGCGTAGCTCTTGGCGTCGTTCATGCGGCCGCGCATGTACGGATCGACCGTCAGGTAGAGGTTGCGGACCTGGATCTGCCCGGCGGCGGGCGCGGCCAGGGTCAGGTCCACGAGGTTGAAGTCGCTGTCCCTGGGAGCGCCGACGGGACGGGCGGCGAGTTGCACTTCGCGTGAGGTCGTCATGCCGGCCACTGTGCGCCCTCATGAGAGGGCCGGATGGTAAGCGCGGTGACGTTGAATCGGTCACGGGCGCCCGGACACCCGGCCCCAAGCCCCTGACTTACTCGTCCAGCGCGCGTTCGAAGTCGCCCAGCAGGTCGCCGATGTCCTCGATGCCGATGCTCAGGCGCAGCAGGTTCGGGGTGATGCCCAGGCGGCGGCGTTCGCCTTCGGGCAGGGGGCGGTGCGAGGTGCCCCACGGCCACGACAGCGTGGTCACGACGTCCGCGAGGGAGGGGGCAAGCGGAATCCGCCCGGCGAGGGCCTTCACGAAGCGCGGGGCGTCCTCGATGTCGGCGCTGAGCATCCCGCCGAAGCCCTGCGGGAAGAGGTCCATGGCGAGGTGGAACTGCGGGTGGTCGCTGAGGCCCGGGTGGTACACGGCCTTCACGCGCGGGTGGTTCACGAGGACGTCCGCGATGGCCTGCGCGTTGCCGCTGTGGGCACGCATGCGCAGGCCCAGCGTCTTGAGGCCCTGCATGGTCATCCAGGCGTCGAACGCGCTGATGGTGCCGCCCAGGCGCAGCAGGCGCGTGCGTGCCAGCGCGACGAGTTCCGCCGAGGCGCATAGCACC encodes:
- a CDS encoding metal ABC transporter ATP-binding protein produces the protein MLGVENLTVKYGPQTALERASVRFEAGSFSAIIGPNGAGKSTLLKTLVGLLPDPEGAVRFDPGHTARGCISYVPQQQTLDWGFPVTVWDVAMMGRTGRLGWLRWPGRKDRQIVEDALKETGVFDLRGRHIGALSGGQRQRVLLARMLARQGHLLLLDEPLTGVDAATQETLMALLRRQADKGRAVVMVTHDLEQARRWCDHLVLVNRRVVADGTPEQVYTTQNIEATFSTSFLGHTHAEA
- a CDS encoding metal ABC transporter permease, which produces MYLLTDPLQFDFFTRALLAVVLVSVLCALVGAWVVLRGLSYIGDAMSHAVFPGIVGAFLMKGNLLVGALIAAVLTALGIGAIGRRSGLKQDSAIGIVFVGMFALGIVMLSRAPTFTTDLSNFLIGNPLGVTPADLWGALAVTVVVGGILTAVQKELLLASFDPTEARAVGLPVRRLESLLLILIGLVVVLTVQLVGTTLSVSLLITSSAAARLLARSLRKMMLLAAALGTVGGVTGLYLSYYQDTAPGATIVLVNTAVFLLALAFRRRE
- a CDS encoding NADP-dependent oxidoreductase, yielding MTTSREVQLAARPVGAPRDSDFNLVDLTLAAPAAGQIQVRNLYLTVDPYMRGRMNDAKSYAAPFAIGETMTGGAVGVVTHSEDASVPVGAHVLHDQGWRTHANIDAKRVKVLPELPGVPLSAYLGVLGMPGLTAYAGLLRVAEFKAGDVVFVSGAAGAVGSAVGQIARLKGASRVIGSAGSADKVRHLTDTLRFDAAFNYKGGPVAEQLKAAAPDGIDVYFDNVGGEHLEAAISAMRPHGRAAICGMISQYNATEPTPAPRNLVQVIGKQLTLRGFLVGPHYDLFDTFAQEVGGWIASGELKFDETVVDGIDQTPAAFMGLLQGQNTGKMIVKL